Below is a genomic region from Ancylomarina subtilis.
GTTCAGTTATTGCCATTAATTCATTTTTAGATTAGCCTAAATTAATCTTTTTTGGCAGATAAAAACTTATGTTGTTTTATTTTTATGAGGAAACATATTCTTCTTTACAAGAAAAAAAACAATCAAAGACTGATTCTATCCTATCGTACACACCCCATTTAAAATTGAAAAACGGCCAATACAGCTTTGTGATCTGATGGCCAAACCTTTGCTGGCTGACTAAACACATCCTTATCCTCTACAAACATCTCCGATTTTACAATTGAGGCATCAGGCCCCACAATCACAACATCTTTGAGTTCGAGCTGAGATGATTTGTTATAAAAGATAAAATCGATCCGTTCCCGTTCGTCAGACTTTGGTGCCCATGTCAGTTTATTAATTGGAATTTGAGGATTATATGAGGGATAGGTAAAACCCGGATTCTTCACCGGATCGGGGTATTGTTGGCGATAGGTATCGATAAATCCGGCTTCTTCCAATAATTTGGTACACTCCCATTCTATCACCACCCCATTGTGATCGTAGAGATCGCTATTTTCCGCAATCCAATCCCGATGAGAGGGTTCATTAAAATCGCCTCCTATAATCACCTGATTGCCAATTGCCATTTCTTTCTTTGCGTCTTCAATAAACACTTTTATAGCATCGTCGCGTTTTGAAGCTCTGCTTACGGCTAAAAGTTCAGCGACATCCGTCGTAGGCTCAGGCAATTCCTCCCAGGTGTTCCCCGAGTAGCCCCTTGGCATATAATAGCTGCAATTCAGATAATCGAGATGTGCCGAATAAAATGCCACAATATTGCCATCGATATTGATTCTGGCTTTGGTAATGGAACCATGATCATTTTTCACCGGATAGAGAGCTGAACAAGTCTCAATCGGATACCTTGAAATCAGTCCACTATCATAAGTCTTATCGCCATAGAATTTTAATCCCCGGAAATCCAGCTCTTTAATGATCCTTTCGATAAAGTTGCTGTTGTTGTAATTGCGAACCTCGCTAAACGCCACCAACTGGGCATCTGTTCGGACAATTTCGTCAACAATAGCATCGAAACCACCTGTAACAACGGTTCCTTCCTGCCAGATATTAAATTGAAGAACTCGCAACTCCTGTTTGGATTGGCAAGCACCTAAGCTTAATAACAAGCCTAGCATAATCAGGTGAATAAACTTGGGTTTTAATGGGGTTTTCATAAAGGTTAGATTTATTGACTCGTATAAATTATTAATCTTTCAATTAAGGCATAATGGCTCCTGTAGAGGCATATATCCGAAACCACTGTTCATGACTCAGGTCGATATTCAGGGCATCTACAGCACTTTTCACGCGTTCAATCCTGCTGGTTCCCACTATAGGCATAATACCCGCAGGATGTTTCAGCAACCAGGCATAAATCACCTGATCAATCTGTTCGAGATTCAATTCCTCAGCAATTTCAGAAAGCACCTTAAATATCGCCTTCCCTGTTTCGGTTTGTGGATCCAATAAACGGCCTCCAGCCAGTGGCGACCAGGCTATTGGTTTAATTCTTTCCTTCAAAAAGAAGTCCATATTGCCATTTTCGAAGTGGTCCAAACAATAAGGCGATATCTCAACCTGATTGGTTACCAATTTTTCTTCGGTATACGAATTGAGCATATCAAACTGCCTGGTTGAGAAATTCGAAACGCCAAAATGCTGCACTTTGCCCTCACGTTTTAAATCAGAAAAAGCTTTTGCCACTTCCTCAGGATTAAAAAAGGGTGATGGTCGATGCAGCAATAATACATCAAGGTAATCTGTTCGTAAATTTCTCAACGAATTTTCTACCGAATTCACAATATGCTTATAGCTGTAATCATAGGTCTTCAATTTCCGTTCAGGATATTTATCCGACATCAACTTAATACCACATTTACTGATAATCTCCATATTCTGGCGCAAAGATGGTTTTAAGGCAAGCGCATCGCCAAATAAGGATTCACAGGTATAATTACCGTAAATATCAGCATGATCGAAACTCGTGACACCCAGTTCCAGACATTGCTCAGTCAGTTTCAATAATTCCCGGGAAGATAGCTCCCAGTTGGCCAGTCGCCAATGCCCCTGAATAATTCTTGATAACTCCAGATTATCTGTTAGCTGTATACGTTTCATGCCTTATTGTTTTATGCGGTAAAAATCGAATGCCTGTCCCTATTGTTTCAAATCCTGAATTAATCGGTTGATCGATATCAAATCAAATTCACCAAATTGCTCTTGCTGGTAGTGCTTTATAAATTCTTTATTTATCAGAAAAAGTTTGCTGTTGTAGGTATCCTGAGGAAAGGTATTTTCGGTATGAAAATCATCAAATTCTGTGAAATTTAGCGGGCAAGCCGATAATTCCCAGGCATCTCCTCCCTCATTCATAAAGAGTAATGGCAAACCATGTGTTCTGCAAATAATCGGGCGTGCAGCATATACCTGACAGATATCCTCAATCAAAAAAGCACAATCGTCATGCTCAGCATCCAATTCATTAAATTGCTGAGGTGCATTTTCTCTCAGCTCTTTTAAAATGCTGAAATACTCAACTGGCAGAACCTGAAAATTCATGCAACAGGACGAACAACCTTTTTTACAAGCCATCTCATTTTTATGCAAAGCGCCCAACTTGTCACTCAATTCACTAATCTCTGTTCTTAATTGCAGGTATTTATCTATCTCTTGTATGGCTTTCTCGTTCATCGTTCTGTTTTTTTTTAATTTCAACAAAGATAAAATCTTAATTTGGTTATGAATAATTTGTGAATTGAGTTAATCTAAAAATTTATTTGCTAGCGCAACCTTCAATCGCGCCTGAGGCGGACTTCGTTTCACTCAGCCTTATTAACTTTAATCTTGTTAGTTGTCAAATCCACAGGTAGGCGTTTCACCAGCCTAATCCCTTCAGGATTGACTTCGGCTTGAAAAGCAAAAACTTCAACACCCCTTTCAATCGCTTTCTTTAGTGCCTCTGCATAAGCAGGGTCAATATCCCAGGCTGGCCCAAAATTGGAAACATCTGATCGTTGTATCACATAACACATCACGGCTCGCATTCCAGCTTCTTTAACTCTCATCAGAGTTTCCAGATGTTTTTTGCCACGCGTTGTGACTGCATCAGGGAAACGGGCATACTCACCCACTTTCATACTGACATTCTTCACCTCAATAAAGCAGGTTTCCTGTTCATTCTGCGCAAACACATCAAAACGGGAATCCTCGAATTTCACCTCTCGTTTAACTTCAGTATATCCGCGAAGCTCTTCAATTTCCTGATCGCGCACTGCTTCGTAAACCAAGACGTTGGGAATCCCGGTATTAATCCCAACCCAATCGCCATTTATCTGAATCATCTCCCAAGTGTATTTTGTTTTTCGTTTGGGGTCGTCAACATGTGTGAGATAAACTTCAGCTCCGTTTTCAAGACAGGTTTTCATGCTTCCCGAATTGGTGCAGTGTGCTACAACAATTTCACCCGTATCGAGTTCAATATCTGCTAAAAATCGTTTGTAACGTTCAATAAGTTTACCGTGTATCAAAGGTTTAGGAAATTGCATCAATTAACTTTTATAATTTTAAAAATCGTTAAATCTCATTCTATGAAAGACAGATTGAATGCTACCCTTTCTGCTTATAATCCTTTCAGCTTGAATCAGAAATATTACTTTTGCGGTAAATATACAATCTTATGAATAAGAAAGCACCCCATCTATATATTTTCAACGCGACCAGCGAAATGGCCATATCTAACGGAACGGTTAGCTTTATGCCCAATAAAATACTATCCCGTTTTGAACAGGATTTGGATGTATTGCCCATGTATTATGCTGAATCAAAAGATATCGTACTGGTTCATCAGTATCCCGATGATGCATTCATAAAATCCATAAAAGAAGCTGGTGTCAGTATTCCACGTTTTGCTTTATTCCCTCAAGCAATTACAGATCAGACTTTTTTAAAGGAAGAGAAGGCTTGTTTACGCCCCTGGGGCTGGAGTCCTCGTATCCATCACCAACTCGCAGCTTTCAAGAGTCAGTGCAGTGAAACCTATTTAAATCAACCCAATTCCTATTGGAAAAGCGAACACAAAGAACTGTATAGCCGTAAAATTGCCTTAGCTTGTCTTGAACACATCACTGCGAACAATCCTTCAGAAAAATATATCAGTAAAGATCTATTTCCAATTATCTGCACACAACAGTCTGAAGTGGAGGCTCTGCAAAACAAATGGCAACAAATTGTAATCAAATCCCCATGGAGTTCATCCGGAAGAGGTTTGCAAGTCTTGCGAAAAGCTTTTATTAATAAATCGGTTGAACAAGCTCTGGGCGGTGTACTGAAATCACAAGGCTATGTCATGGTAGAACCACTTGTAAACAAACAGTTGGATTTTTCAACTCAATTTTATGCCGATGGTAAAGGTAATTTAGAATTCCTGGGTTTTGCATTTTTCAACACCAATGACAATGGTCAATACCAAGCCAACTACCTTGGCTATACGCCTGAAATATTCCAGAAAACTTTAAGTCAAGTTGAACAGGAAAAGCTTGTTATAGGCGTAAGTGAAGCATTAAAAACAAACGACATTCCTCAAAACTATTGTGGCTATCTGGGAGTTGATTGCATGCTGTTTTTTGATGCCAAAGGAGAAAGTCGAATTCAACCCTGTCTTGAAATTAATCTGAGATATAATATGGGGACTGTCGCATTAAAACTCAACACCTATATTCACTCGGAATCGAAAGGTACATTTAACATTTATGCCGATGCCAAATCTGATTTTGTCAGCTTTCATAAAGAAATGATTAAAAAGTACCCTTTTGAGATGAAAGATGGAAAATGGTATAAAGGTTATTTACCTCTGAGTAGTCCAAATCAAGACAAGCTTTTTGGGGCCTATATTTTTCTGGAATAAGGAGACAAAAAGCCATAACACACACTCATAAAACCCAATATTTCTTATCCAAAACAAAAAAAACAACTTTTTATTTTTTCTGTTATTTTAAAACAATTCAATCTTAATAAAGACCTTGAAAATCGCTACAATCCTATACCCATGGCACATACAGAGGATTCACAATCTCATATCTTATCAAGGGAATGGTGAATCAACCATTTTTTTATCATAAATACACCTCTTTTTTAATAAACAATTGAAGTTTATTTTGGATACTGAGATTATTACTATTACATTTGTTGCGTTGTAAAGCATTAACAAGAAGATAATATCATTAATATTCGTTACGGTTCATTCTTTTAAGAATACAATTTAAATGAATCTTTACTTGGAATTATACTGAAAGGAAGGCTTTCCACAAATATTTATTATTTTAAAAAAATTACAATGCAAGGAACAGTAAAATTCTTTAATGAAACCAAAGGTTTTGGTTTTATTAAGCCAGCAGATTCAAGTGAAGACATTTTCGTACACTCTACAGGTCTTATTGACGAAATTCGTGAAGACGACAAAGTTGAGTACGATATGGAAAAAGGCCGTAAAGGTATGAACGCTGTAAACGTAAGAGTAATTGACTAAGTCCATTACTACGCAACATAAAGAAAACCACCTTTCGAGGTGGTTTTTTTATGCCCTAATTTTTCCTATTCTATTCTGATTTGCAAGCACCCCCATTTGAACTGATAAAGTTATATTTTATAATCTTAATGATATCTCAGGTTCCAATCTGACAGAGCTCACTATTTTATTCGCTCATAAATGGACACATTCCAATTGATCCTCGTTGGCCATCGTTAAGAAAGGATTAGATTGCTTCCACTAAACAAAAAAAAGGATACAAATCTTATCGATAAGTATCCTTAAATATTGAAGAACAGTTTTTATACTGTATCTGTATTATTTTTTAATCAAAGTCACATTCACAGCATTCATTCCTTTTGGACCACGCTCTGTTTCGAAGTTTACTTTGTCGTTCTCATTCACCTGATCAACCAAACCGTTAATGTGAACAAAAATGCTTTCTCCTGTTTCTGCATCCTTTATAAAACCGTACCCCTTACTTGTGTTGAAAAAGGTAACTGTTCCTTTACGGATAGGATCTTCTACATAACCTGCGTTACTATTTCTTGCACCCAGGACAATGCTATCAGCATCAATTTCTGTTTTTTTAGTTGGATCTGGAGGAGTCGATACGAGTTGTCCGTTTTCGTCAACATAAACTAACATATCTTCAAAAGAAACGCTACCACCGTTAGCTTTTCTTTCTTCTTTACGTGCTTCTTTTTCTTTTCTTTTCTTGAGTTTCTTTTTTTCTAACTCTTTTTTACCGAATGTTTCTTTTGATCTGGCCATTTAATTATTTAGTTCTTTTACAATGATATACCATTCAGGATTTAATCTTATAATAACAATGCTATCACCTGTCAAATCCTAAAGGTGCTGCAAGATACGGAAATTATTCAACTTTTACATATTTTTATCTATTCATCACGAAAAAGAGAGGATATATTTCATTGAATACCATTAAGAAAGTAAAATCGAGAATCAATAATATGTTTACTAGTAGCATCGTATTAAAGAGACAGGGGTTTAAGCACTATGAACTTACGTTTTTTAGTAACTTATACTCTTTCGTATCTTTTTAGAGCTGACACCATTCTTTCCAAACCTTCGAGAATAACTGCCTGAGGCGATCCAATATTTAAACGCATAAAATTTGAACCGTTCAAACCAAAGGATAAGCCTTTATTAAGGCCAACCTTGGCATCATCAACAAGGATCTGATGCAATTTTTCGTCCTCCAATTTTAATGCAGAAAAATCGAGCCATAACAGATAAGTCCCTTCAGGCTCCACCACTTTTATGGCAGGTAAATTCTCAGCAAAATAAGATTTCACCAATTCAACATTACTTTTAAGGTAAATCATCAGCTGATTCAGCCATTCTTCTCCGTGTGTGTAAGCTGCCTCGAAAGCAACTGTTCCAAATACATTGCCATTATCGAGATGAAGACGAGATGCTAAAGCTATAAATTGTTTGCGAAGTTTTTTATGAGGAATAATCGCAACCGAAGTTCCCAAACCTGCAATATTAAAAGTCTTACTGGGTGCAACAAAAGTCAAACTATTGTTATGTGCGTAGGAACTGATGCTAGCGATTGGTGTATATTGATGTGGCTCGAAAACAATATCAGAGTGAATTTCATCTGCAATAATTAAAATTTTATTTTTCTCACATATGGCTACCAACTTTTTAAGTTCATCCTTTGTCCACACTCGCCCTACCGGATTATGCGGATTCGAAATAATAATCATCTTCGTATCCTGATCGATACTTTTTTCAAGTTGATCGAAATCCATTCTGTAGTTTCCATCTTCAAATAGCAGCTCGTTCTGAACCAATACCCGATCGTTTGATTTCACTAAATGGAAAAATGGATGATACACCGGAGGCTGAATAATGATTTTGTCACCCGGATTAGTTAGTGCCATAATGGCTACCGAAATACCTGTCAATACCCCGGGAGTCACCTTTAACCACGAAGGTTCAATTCGGTGATTGTGTTTGTTCTTCATCCAGTTGATCAGAGACTGATAAAAGTCCTCACTAAAATATGTATAGGCATAAATTGGGTGATCCACCCTTTTTTTAAGGGCTTCACAAATAAAGTCCGGTGTTTCAAAATCCATATCGGCCACCCAAAGCGGCAGAATATCATCGGTTCCGAAAAATGTTTGAAGAGCGTCGTGCTTTACACTATTTGTGTTTTTACGATCGATTATTTTATCAAAATTATATTGCATGTAATTGTTTTTTAGCTTGCTACCTAATGAATAAGACTTCGAAATTTACTCTTTTTACTTCGTTCATTCAATTATTCCCAGAGAATTCAAACTTAAAAAAAGATAGACACATTTGCATCTATGTTATGTGAAATCATTACAAATAAGATTTGAATTTCATTATTTTGTTTTTACCTTTGCCTCACTACAAACAACCACGAGGAAATCCCTCCGATTGAATATTCAGAATAAATATTTAATCAATACAGATAACTACGAGACCATAACCCATTGTTTAGACAGTATATACTGTAACAAAGCTGTTATGATTACCCTACTCAAAAGGCTATCTTAAATAATTTAAAATTAAAGATATGATTCCTAAAATTGAACGCGCTACGATTGTAGTTCTTGACAGTGCTGGTGTTGGGGCTTTACCTGATGCTGCTGATTTTGGAGATGTAGGCTCAAATACTTTTGGAAATATTGCCAGCCATTGTGGTGGTATGCACCTTCCAAACATGCAAAAATTAGGTTTAGGAAACCTAACCGATATTCAAGGTGTTGAACCCACACAAGACGCTAAGGGTGCATATGGAAAAGCTGCCGAAGCGGCTAAAGGTAAAGATACAACCACGGGGCATTGGGAAATTGCAGGTGTTGCAATAGATAAACCTTTCCCAACCTACAGCAATGGTTTTTCTGAGGAAGTAATTCGTCGATTCGAAGAAAGAACAGAGCGTAAAGTCATGGCTAACAAGCCTGCATCCGGAACAGCTATTTTGGATGAATATGGTGAAGAACACATGAAAACGGGTAACTGGATTGTTTATACATCAGCTGACCCTGTTTTTCAGATCGCTGCTCACGAAGAGATTGTTCCTTTAGAAGAGTTATATAAAGCTTGTGAAATTGCCTTAGAAATTTGCACGGAACTGGCTCCTGTAGCTCGTGTGATTGCCCGCCCATTCTTAGGTAGTGGAGAAGGTCAGTTTTCACGAACTTCACATCGTCACGATTATTCAGTAACACCACCTCGTCCTACAGTTCTTGATCGTTTATTGGAGAACAAACTGGATGTGATTGGTATTGGTAAAACCAGCGATATATTCGCAGGACAGGGCATCTCTGATTCTCGTGGTACCAATAAAGACAATAATGATGGTGTTGCCAAAACACTGAAAGCTCTTGAAGAGGATACCAAAGGTTTAATTTTCACCAATCTTGTTGATTTTGACATGACCTATGGTCATCGTAGAAACCCGGAAGGTTATAAAGCCGCTCTTGAAGAGTTCGACCAACAATTACCAGATATTCAAAGTCGTATGAAAGAGGATGAAATCCTTATTCTTACTGCTGACCATGGTTGTGATCCTACTTATAAAGGAACCGATCATACACGTGAATATATTCCTATTTTGGTTTATGGTAAAAATATCAAAACCAATATCAATCTGGGAACCCGAACCTCTTTTGCAGATATTGCTGCAACCGTTGAAGAATTATTATTAGGAACAAAACCAGAAGGTAGTTTCGCAAAAGACTTATACCTGTAAGTTGCATTGTAATATTAATAGCTAAAGCCTTGACGTAAGCGTCAAGGCTTTTTTTGTATCCACACCTTCCCCATCAATACACAGAACAAATTGATCTTTAATTCGATAAATAAACATTTTTAAGTAAATTAAGAGTCAAAATCAATAAACACGCATCTATGTTTAAAGCAAGAGCAAGCATTTTACTCCTACTCTTATTGTTGGTCAATACCCTATTTGCACAACAACAGCATATCCAATTCAAACGTCTTACCATCAATGATGGCCTCTCTTTGAGCTCTGTCTACTGTATTTTTCAGGATTCAAAAGGTTTTATGTGGTTTGGTACCGAGGATGGACTTAATCGGTATGATGGCCAAAGCTTTACCATATTTCGAAATAAAAGCAACGATGCAAACTCAATAGCTTACAAGTGGATTGAACAGATTTTCGAGGACAGTAATGGCAAACTGTGGTTTGCTTCACAAGGTGGTTTAACTCATTTTGACATGAGAACAGAGAAATTCACTCAATTCACGACTTTATCTGATCCCACAAAACGAATCAGTAACGACACCATTACTCAAATATTTGAGGACAATAACAAAACGCTTTGGGTAGGAACAAAAAATGGCTTAAACCTTATAGATACTCAGAAGCTAAACGTACTAAAAAGTAAAACAGCAGGGCTTAATTTATCTTGTCGGATCAATGCTTTTCTGCCAAATTCAGATACTTCTATTTGGATTGCGACCGACAATGGTCTTTTTCTTCACAATAGAGAAACAGATGAATTTAAAACATCCCCATCTAAACAATTCAATTCACATAAAATTAACTGTTTAACTATACTGGATGATACTTTACTCATAGGTTGTCCAGATGGGCTTTACGCTTTAAATTCTCATCCGGAAATTAAGTCTAAAACATTATTAAGCAATTCTCATGTCGAAAGCATCTATATCGATAAAAAGAAAAACATTTGGATTGGCACACAAAATGGACTTTATGAAAGGCGAAACGGTGAGGAAAAATACAAGCTTATAATTGAAGCTTATGATTCGTCGAATAGTTTAGCCACAAATACAATCAAGCCAATTATCGAAGACCGAATTGGAAACATCTGGTATGGTTCATTTGGCTCAGGCTTATATAAAATCAACACAAAAGATGGTAGAATCAGCCATTACATGCACAATTCTGCCGATCCGCAAAGCCTTTCACAAAATTCGATCAATTGCTTATACGAAGATCGATCAGCTTGCATTTGGTTAGGAACCTTTGGTGCAGGCATCAGTATTTACGATCCTCAAGCTCACAAATTTGAGCTACTTAAACATGATGCTCTTTCGCCCAACAGTCTTGCCAGCGATTTTGTGTGGAGCATTTGGGAAGACCACAAACAAACCGTTTGGATAGGTACCAATAATGCCGGACTGAGTGCCTACGACAGAACAACAGGAAATTTCAAGCATTATCAATTCCCGAATAATCCGGCCATTCGTGAGGTTTATGAGGATAGTAAAAAACAAATATGGATTGGCACCGATGGTGAAGGTCTTTTTAAATTGAATTCCCAAACGGGACAAACCACCAACTACAAACACAATAATCAGAATGCAAATAGCCTGTCAAACAATTCGGTGCGTGTCATTTTTGAAGATAGCGAAGGTATATTGTGGGTTGGTACACGTCATGGCTTAAATCGTTTCAACCCTCAAACAAAAAACTTTAAAAGATATTTGCACAACAATTCAGATCCGTACAGCATCTCGCATGATTTTATCTATTCATCCATTTACGAAGACCGAAAAGGACAACTCTGGATAGGGAATTATGGCGGCGGATTTAATATTCTAAATAAAAAGACAGACCAATTCACCTCGTATCAGTTTATTCCCGATAGCAGCAATTCCCTTTCAAATAACGTTGTCTTTTCGTTTTATGAAGATACGGATGGCATATTTTGGATCGGAACAAACGATAAACTAAATCGATTCGATCCCCAAAGCAAACAATTTACACACTTCGGGATTAGCGAAGGTTTGCCCAATGAGGTTATTTATGGTATTCTGCCGGATGAGCAGAATCATATCTGGCTGAGCACCAACTTCGGGGTTTGCCGATTTAATATCAAAGACTATTCCGTTAAAAATTTCAGCACACAGGATGGACTTCAATCCAATGAATTTAATGGTGGCGCCTTTCATAAAGGAGCATCGGGTCTGCTCTACTTTGGCGGCGTTTATGGCTTGAATATTATCGACCCTGAAAAAGAGATTAAACCACGACCAGCTTATGATGCCGTCATTACCAAATTACAAATATTGGGAAAAGATGTTGTCGTTGCTCAGGAGAAGGATTCCATTCACGATGATTATTTACATTACGATTCACAACATGATAACTATAAACTTCAAAATAGTATCATCTACACAAACAATATTGTGCTTGATTACCAACAAAGACATTTTTCTCTTGAATTCTCATCCCTTTCAGGCTTTTCACCAGAAAATATTGCTTACAAATATCGCATGCTTGGCCTTTATAAAACGTGGATAGATGCGGGTGAACGAAATTTTGTATCCTATTCAAATCTAAAACCGGGCAACTATCTATTTCAGCTAAAGGCACAAAACTCTGATGGCATTTGGAGTCCTGAAACCCGTGAGTTAAGCATCACAATCAATCCGCCATTTTGGATGGAATGGTGGTTTATCCTTCTCGAAATTTTACTATTGATAGCCATCATTATCTTTAATTACCGATACCTCTTAAAAATCAGAACAAACAAACTGCTTCGGGTGCAGAATGAAAAAATTAGTACAGCCAATAAAAAACTTACTGAGTCCGAACAACATCTCAAAGAATTAAATGCAACCAAAGACACATTCTTTAGAATTATTTCGCACGATTTAAAGAACCCTTTCACCAGTTTAATGTCCATTTCACAAGTGATAGATGAAAACTACGAGGCGATTGACAACGGGGAGAAAAAAATGGGTATTAAACGGATTAATGAAGGCATCAATCATATTTATGCCTTACTGGAAAATCTACTCACCTGGTCGCGCTCGCAAACGGGCAAAATTAATTATGAACCTCAAAACTGCGATCTTGCTGATTTAATTAAAATGAATATCAACCTCTATTCGATTAGTGCTAAGAAAAAAGGCATTAAAATCGACTACAAACTACCTGATAATGCCATCGCCTATGCTGATAAAGAAATGGTCAGCACTATTGTTCGAAACCTTCTTAATAATGCCATTAAATTCACAAAATTGGATTCCACAATCCATATTACACTTAAATCGGAGAACTCTAATTATAAAGTAGAAATTGCTGATCAGGGCGAAGGTATTTCAGATGAGAATAAAGATAAGCTATTCAGAATCGATAAGAAATACAAGACAGTGGGAAGTTCTGGCGAAAAAGGTACAGGTTTGGGGCTACTCCTTTGTAAAGAATTTGTTGAAATCAACAAAGGGACAATCGGTGTCAAGTCCAAATTGGGTGAGGGTTCTTGTTTTTATTTCACGCTTCCCAAAGCTACAGATTAATCGATTAAAACCTACTTATACCCTTTCGGTTCTATATACAAAGAGGATGACCTTGATTTTGGACATCCTCCGTTTTTAGATAGCTTGATTTTATTTACTCCTTTTAAGAGAATAATTCTATTCTTTGCTATTCTTCCTTAATTCTTTTTAATTTTTCCTGCATTCATTAGAATTTTGTTTTTTTAGTGTTTAAGCTCACCTAGTTTTGGTACATCATTAATTCAAAATATGTACGACCATGAAAAACAATAGAAAAGAACTGACATTTTTAAGAGCTTACGCCCTGTTTACTGCAATAGGTTTTTTAGCCTTAGTATCATACGCTTTTAATACTTCAAACGATCGGAAATTTGGAACCATTGATGTCGAACGCATCAATGTGGTTGAAAAAAATGGTGATCTTAAATTGGTTATTAGCAACAGTGAACAGCAGCATTCAGGTGTTATTAATGGCAAAGCGTTACCTAAACGACAAAGACCTGCTGGTATGATATTCTTTAATTCGATGGGTGACGAATGTGGCGGACTGATTTATGATGCTATGGATAAAGAAGCAGAACTTGTCCTTTCAGTTGACAAATACGGAGACGATCAGGTCATGCAACTTCAGTATTCTGAAAACCCGGAAC
It encodes:
- a CDS encoding endonuclease/exonuclease/phosphatase family protein, whose amino-acid sequence is MKTPLKPKFIHLIMLGLLLSLGACQSKQELRVLQFNIWQEGTVVTGGFDAIVDEIVRTDAQLVAFSEVRNYNNSNFIERIIKELDFRGLKFYGDKTYDSGLISRYPIETCSALYPVKNDHGSITKARINIDGNIVAFYSAHLDYLNCSYYMPRGYSGNTWEELPEPTTDVAELLAVSRASKRDDAIKVFIEDAKKEMAIGNQVIIGGDFNEPSHRDWIAENSDLYDHNGVVIEWECTKLLEEAGFIDTYRQQYPDPVKNPGFTYPSYNPQIPINKLTWAPKSDERERIDFIFYNKSSQLELKDVVIVGPDASIVKSEMFVEDKDVFSQPAKVWPSDHKAVLAVFQF
- a CDS encoding phosphopentomutase — translated: MIPKIERATIVVLDSAGVGALPDAADFGDVGSNTFGNIASHCGGMHLPNMQKLGLGNLTDIQGVEPTQDAKGAYGKAAEAAKGKDTTTGHWEIAGVAIDKPFPTYSNGFSEEVIRRFEERTERKVMANKPASGTAILDEYGEEHMKTGNWIVYTSADPVFQIAAHEEIVPLEELYKACEIALEICTELAPVARVIARPFLGSGEGQFSRTSHRHDYSVTPPRPTVLDRLLENKLDVIGIGKTSDIFAGQGISDSRGTNKDNNDGVAKTLKALEEDTKGLIFTNLVDFDMTYGHRRNPEGYKAALEEFDQQLPDIQSRMKEDEILILTADHGCDPTYKGTDHTREYIPILVYGKNIKTNINLGTRTSFADIAATVEELLLGTKPEGSFAKDLYL
- a CDS encoding cold-shock protein; protein product: MQGTVKFFNETKGFGFIKPADSSEDIFVHSTGLIDEIREDDKVEYDMEKGRKGMNAVNVRVID
- a CDS encoding cold-shock protein codes for the protein MARSKETFGKKELEKKKLKKRKEKEARKEERKANGGSVSFEDMLVYVDENGQLVSTPPDPTKKTEIDADSIVLGARNSNAGYVEDPIRKGTVTFFNTSKGYGFIKDAETGESIFVHINGLVDQVNENDKVNFETERGPKGMNAVNVTLIKK
- the sfsA gene encoding DNA/RNA nuclease SfsA, whose amino-acid sequence is MQFPKPLIHGKLIERYKRFLADIELDTGEIVVAHCTNSGSMKTCLENGAEVYLTHVDDPKRKTKYTWEMIQINGDWVGINTGIPNVLVYEAVRDQEIEELRGYTEVKREVKFEDSRFDVFAQNEQETCFIEVKNVSMKVGEYARFPDAVTTRGKKHLETLMRVKEAGMRAVMCYVIQRSDVSNFGPAWDIDPAYAEALKKAIERGVEVFAFQAEVNPEGIRLVKRLPVDLTTNKIKVNKAE
- a CDS encoding YkgJ family cysteine cluster protein; translated protein: MNEKAIQEIDKYLQLRTEISELSDKLGALHKNEMACKKGCSSCCMNFQVLPVEYFSILKELRENAPQQFNELDAEHDDCAFLIEDICQVYAARPIICRTHGLPLLFMNEGGDAWELSACPLNFTEFDDFHTENTFPQDTYNSKLFLINKEFIKHYQQEQFGEFDLISINRLIQDLKQ
- a CDS encoding MalY/PatB family protein, which codes for MQYNFDKIIDRKNTNSVKHDALQTFFGTDDILPLWVADMDFETPDFICEALKKRVDHPIYAYTYFSEDFYQSLINWMKNKHNHRIEPSWLKVTPGVLTGISVAIMALTNPGDKIIIQPPVYHPFFHLVKSNDRVLVQNELLFEDGNYRMDFDQLEKSIDQDTKMIIISNPHNPVGRVWTKDELKKLVAICEKNKILIIADEIHSDIVFEPHQYTPIASISSYAHNNSLTFVAPSKTFNIAGLGTSVAIIPHKKLRKQFIALASRLHLDNGNVFGTVAFEAAYTHGEEWLNQLMIYLKSNVELVKSYFAENLPAIKVVEPEGTYLLWLDFSALKLEDEKLHQILVDDAKVGLNKGLSFGLNGSNFMRLNIGSPQAVILEGLERMVSALKRYERV
- a CDS encoding aldo/keto reductase; this encodes MKRIQLTDNLELSRIIQGHWRLANWELSSRELLKLTEQCLELGVTSFDHADIYGNYTCESLFGDALALKPSLRQNMEIISKCGIKLMSDKYPERKLKTYDYSYKHIVNSVENSLRNLRTDYLDVLLLHRPSPFFNPEEVAKAFSDLKREGKVQHFGVSNFSTRQFDMLNSYTEEKLVTNQVEISPYCLDHFENGNMDFFLKERIKPIAWSPLAGGRLLDPQTETGKAIFKVLSEIAEELNLEQIDQVIYAWLLKHPAGIMPIVGTSRIERVKSAVDALNIDLSHEQWFRIYASTGAIMP